In the genome of Dermacentor andersoni chromosome 3, qqDerAnde1_hic_scaffold, whole genome shotgun sequence, one region contains:
- the LOC126547238 gene encoding uncharacterized protein produces MAAVVSVSKVSRGCRERPLPAPASSSCMRRQHDCGAATAALPAPASRRAGGPNLGPGSMLAALSCRGPESKAPSSSPLAAGAAGPPSLAGGLTPMAHHPPAEERLLPNGNVCHFAGCGCADGVSGEIRAALKECVSNMRQQQQLQQQQEQQHRLHQQHHHHGHQPQQQQQQSGGQCGCPVLLRGACEHQARPAASNNAAPPPAPLKSLLKRASTTRPRRGSRVRFSDTLTVFSEDYPEAQLYVIRTAELTFAEVCAMYEPPPEYRDLPPFDPPDGYRDDAYLLPFLKEARAAAAAARAAAAAATASQQASQAGIPAASAQVGAQQQQPQQQQQPPPQQQQHQGSAPHAQPAPPTPVQIRVVERPPPPPPPPRTTPVVTAPAVVGGGAEERGSSKVEDETQLPPPPTAEILEDLAKKAALEEAQRKGEKDTGTQKRGEEVRIDQERPPATDVKTTTAVVIVSADDGGGGGRTTPEDNDVRKVIVVDEEDDDVKRREESSPVLPEDEDDAILLELKKQLECNSSGDIEADLAELLPPGLIVDDVSRKAVDDVIDLKVSRHRPTVEVRPLSFRQPVPVATTPASPAATTPSTASSTPDERQEDSDSSADSQDTIILMTNEEEKKAEEANEHRSAGGFRHKLLIIGDKSPSDTSSVSSSASQDSDGSLRSSESTTNSEDRTESPTGSSGSSSGGGGGGRGHVVEDDIYNDDLDALLEYGPHSNLQVRRTIERTAMRRSLTRVTDVRKRTPTNLAKSPTSSNDVSLVEKLRWLTSLDDDDDDGCSDDSEAATDSNHHHHHHHQGPPPPPPVARRPPPDPGFVQDAGRLLPGYPRGGLNGAFQPRPASFSQLSDACRGSLTMLPVAARDYRMVRRVPGENHPQQNTGAASQRAQPPPPPVRRPAPQGSGGVVGVGNNAKDAPPDELERFVQQDMERTERIRKRYSLSEEDEDPSFGFARRPSVRGIRARFGSSAELMKDVQQMMQHHPAMNMPGSHLSWSHPVELPPPNHKTPQQVKVMLLPRVAEEDTGRNYGSAGDIATLTRSRRAFQPAPSPVPPPPSSSLSAGKDERGVPEGACSSPKVSSEPGYQGQQQQPKSGPVPAPPGVLPSMASAGPEATPPPPPPQGVVYYSLNV; encoded by the exons GTTTCCCGGGGCTGCCGCGAGAGGCCGCTGCCCGCGCCAGCGTCCTCGTCGTGCATGCGCCGCCAGCACGACTGcggtgcggcgacggcggcgctGCCGGCGCCTGCGTCCCGCCGGGCGGGCGGCCCTAACCTCGGCCCCGGGTCGATGCTAGCGGCGCTGTCGTGCCGGGGGCCCGAGAGTAAGGCTCCCTCCTCGAGCCCCTTGGCCGCCGGAGCTGCCGGGCCGCCGAGCCTGGCCGGCGGGCTTACCCCCATGGCGCACCACCCGCCCGCGGAAGAGCGCCTGCTGCCCAACGGGAACGTGTGCCACTTCGCCGGCTGCGGATGTGCCGACGGCGTGTCGGGCGAGATCCGCGCCGCGCTCAAGGAGTGCGTCTCCAACATGCGCCAgcaacagcagctgcagcagcagcaggagcagcagcacaGACTTCACCAACAGCACCACCACCACGGCCaccagccgcagcagcagcagcagcagtccggTGGCCAGTGCGGCTGCCCCGTGCTCCTGCGCGGCGCCTGCGAGCACCAGGCCCGTCCGGCGGCGAGCAACAACGCCGCTCCGCCGCCGGCGCCCCTCAAGTCGCTGCTCAAGCGGGCCTCGACCACCCGTCCGCGGCGGGGCTCGCGCGTCCGGTTCAGCGACACGCTGACCGTCTTCTCGGAGGACTACCCGGAGGCGCAGCTGTACGTGATCCGGACGGCCGAGCTGACTTTCGCCGAGGTGTGCGCCATGTACGAGCCGCCGCCCGAGTACCGAGACCTGCCGCCGTTCGACCCGCCCGACGGCTACCGGGACGACGCGTACCTGCTGCCATTCCTCAAGGAGGCCCGCGCAGCCGCGGCCGCGGCGCGAGCGGCAGCCGCCGCAGCGACCGCGTCTCAGCAGGCATCGCAGGCCGGCATCCCGGCAGCATCGGCTCAGGTGGGtgcgcaacagcagcagccacagcagcagcagcaacctccaccccagcaacagcagcaccagGGCTCCGCGCCGCACGCTCAACCCGCGCCGCCGACGCCCGTCCAGATCAGGGTGGTCGAGcggccgccgcctccgccgccaCCACCGAGAACGACGCCCGTGGTGACTGCCCCAGCGGTGGTCGGCGGCGGTGCGGAGGAACGCGGGAGCAGCAAGGTCGAGGACGAAACGCAGCTGCCTCCGCCTCCGACGGCCGAGATCTTGGAGGACCTGGCCAAGAAGGCTGCTCTCGAGGAAGCTCAGCGGAAGGGTGAAAAAGACACCGGCACCCAGAAACGTGGCGAAGAGGTCAGGATCGATCAGGAACGGCCACCGGCCACCGACGTGAAGACTACGACGGCCGTGGTAATTGTGTCGGCCGACGACGGTGGTGGCGGTGGCAGGACGACGCCCGAGGACAACGACGTGAGAAAGGTGATCGTGGTGGACGAGGAGGATGACGACGTCAAACGGCGGGAAGAGTCGTCGCCCGTGTTGCCCGAGGACGAGGACGACGCCATCCTGTTGGAGTTGAAGAAGCAGCTCGAGTGCAACTCGAGCGGCGACATCGAGGCCGACCTGGCCGAGCTCCTCCCTCCGGGCCTCATCGTGGACGACGTCTCGAGGAAGGCGGTGGACGACGTCATCGACCTCAAGGTGAGCCGTCATCGGCCGACGGTGGAAGTGCGACCACTGAGCTTCAGGCAACCGGTGCCGGTGGCGACGACGCCGGCGTCGCCCGCCGCCACCACTCCGTCGACCGCGAGCTCGACGCCCGACGAACGCCAGGAGGACAGCGATTCGAGCGCCGACTCGCAGGATACCATCATCCTGATGACGAACGAGGAGGAGAAGAAA GCGGAAGAGGCGAACGAACACCGCAGCGCCGGCGGGTTCCGGCACAAGCTGCTCATCATCGGCGACAAGAGTCCGTCGGACACGAGCTCGGTGTCCAGCTCGGCGTCGCAGGACAGTGACGGCTCGTTGCGCTCCTCCGAGTCCACTACCAACAGCGAAGACCGGACAGAGTCGCCTACGGGCTCTtccggcagcagcagcggtggcggcggcggaggccGCGGTCACGTCGTCGAAGACGACATCTACAATGACGACCTCGACGCCCTGCTCGAGTACGGTCCGCACTCGAACCTGCAGGTGCGGCGAACCATCGAGCGGACCGCGATGCGCCGCAGCCTCACCCGCGTCACGGACGTCCGCAAGAGGACGCCCACCAACCTGGCCAAGTCGCCGACGTCGAGCAACGACGTGTCGCTCGTCGAGAAACTGCGGTGGCTCACGTcgctcgacgacgacgacgacgacggttgCAGCGACGACTCCGAGGCAGCGACCGACagcaaccaccaccaccatcaccaccaccagggACCGCCCCCGCCTCCGCCGGTGGCGCGGAGGCCTCCGCCGGACCCGGGCTTCGTGCAGGACGCCGGCCGGTTACTGCCCGGCTACCCTCGCGGGGGCCTCAACGGAGCCTTCCAGCCGCGGCCGGCCTCGTTCTCGCAGCTGAGCGACGCCTGCCGAGGGTCCCTGACCATGCTGCCGGTCGCGGCCCGGGACTACCGCATGGTCCGGCGCGTGCCGGGCGAGAACCACCCGCAACAAAACACCGGCGCCGCGAGCCAACGGGCGCAGCCGCCGCCTCCGCCCGTGCGACGGCCCGCTCCCCAAGGGAGCGGcggcgtcgtcggcgttggcAACAACGCCAAGGACGCGCCTCCTGACGAGCTGGAACGCTTCGTCCAGCAGGACATGGAGCGCACGGAACGCATCCGCAAGCGGTACAGCCTTAGTGAAGAGGACGAAGACCCTTCGTTCGGGTTCGCCAGGAGACCGTCCGTGCGCGGCATCCGGGCGCGGTTCGGCTCGAGCGCCGAGCTCATGAAGGACGTGCAGCAGATGATGCAGCACCACCCGGCCATGAACATGCCGGGCAGCCACCTCTCGTGGTCACACCCCGTAGAGCTGCCGCCACCCAACCACAAGACACCGCAGCAGGTGAAGGTGATGCTGCTGCCGCGCGTCGCCGAGGAGGACACCGGCCGCAACTACGGCTCGGCAGGGGACATCGCGACGCTGACGCGGTCGCGGCGCGCCTTCCAACCGGCGCCGTCGCCCGTGCCTCCACCGCCCTCGTCGTCCCTGTCGGCGGGAAAGGATGAGAGGGGAGTGCCCGAAGGTGCCTGCTCGTCGCCCAAGGTGTCGTCTGAGCCGGGCTAccagggacagcagcagcagccaaagaGCGGGCCCGTTCCCGCGCCTCCGGGGGTGCTTCCTTCGATGGCATCCGCCGGTCCGGAGGCGACGCCACCGCCACCTCCTCCTCAGGGTGTTGTGTACTACTCCCTCAACGTCTGA